AAAGGACAATGATTATGTTCCAACTGCTCTCAATCCTGTTCACTACCTTACTTGGTTGTAAAAGTGTGTGGTCAGTTCTCACCTGGATGTAGTCCATTTCCTCCGCGGTCACCGGTCTCCTCCGGTACCTCGCAGGGAAGAGCTGAATAGAGGCCAGTGTGTCCGGCGTGCCAGGGATCGGGGTCAAAGGTACGTGAGGTCTTGGTAGTGAAGGCGGTGCTGGGGCTGAAGGTGAGCTGCCAGCGCTGTGTTGGGGAAAGGTAACGGCTGATGTCTTTAATGCCTCTTGGGCTAAAAGGAAAGGGGACAAATCAATTGACGTGAATCAACTCAGAAAGAACCTGGA
The genomic region above belongs to Pleuronectes platessa chromosome 4, fPlePla1.1, whole genome shotgun sequence and contains:
- the mrps36 gene encoding 28S ribosomal protein S36, mitochondrial; the protein is MGSKVSSKMAAPAARVIQAVRPRAPLIKFPSRQGLPKPSAQEALKTSAVTFPQHSAGSSPSAPAPPSLPRPHVPLTPIPGTPDTLASIQLFPARYRRRPVTAEEMDYIQRGGPE